The following coding sequences are from one Shewanella violacea DSS12 window:
- a CDS encoding MarR family winged helix-turn-helix transcriptional regulator → MSKGANLIPEFDTSASFMMGLAYKQFRTISNQALSSKLDISIEMLGALRVLAHHGELPQQGLAEGLQRERSATKRLVDNCIKRGLIEAHRSETNKKAKYLVITEKGLKIKNEADEIVTEIIEQFFAPLTLEERSSLLNLCRKLIKDDVYLGGY, encoded by the coding sequence ATGTCCAAAGGAGCCAACTTGATACCTGAGTTCGACACCAGTGCTTCATTTATGATGGGCTTAGCTTATAAGCAATTTAGAACCATATCTAATCAAGCTTTATCATCAAAACTGGATATTAGCATCGAGATGTTGGGCGCGCTCAGAGTGTTAGCTCATCATGGTGAATTGCCGCAACAGGGGCTTGCCGAAGGGCTGCAGCGTGAACGAAGTGCCACCAAACGCTTAGTTGATAACTGCATTAAACGGGGCTTGATTGAGGCTCACAGAAGTGAAACGAATAAAAAAGCTAAGTATTTAGTGATCACAGAAAAAGGGCTTAAGATAAAAAATGAAGCCGATGAGATAGTAACCGAAATTATCGAGCAATTTTTTGCCCCACTCACACTCGAAGAGCGCAGTTCTCTATTAAATTTGTGCCGAAAATTAATTAAAGACGATGTATATCTCGGTGGATATTAA
- a CDS encoding DNA topoisomerase III codes for MILYIAEKPSLGRAIADVLPKPHKKGDGHIMAANGDCVSWCIGHLLEQAEPDSYDAAYKSWKFEHLPIIPEKWKMKAKPKTRSQLTVLRGLVKKATQLVNAGDPDREGQLLVDEVISHLGVKGEKLNNTQRLLISDLNPQAVKRALGQMRSNREFIPLSTSALARSRADWLYGLNMTRAYTLQGRKVGYQGVLSVGRVQTPLLGLVVRRDEEIANFVSKSFYEVQANLNTEKNEAFRAKWQPSEACQPYMDEEGRVLSKGLAQNVVDRISDKPAQVTQVIAKDKQQNAPLPYSLSSLQIDAAKRYGMSAKEVLDTCQTLYERHKLITYPRSDSRYLPAEQFSQAPQVIGAVLSGAGELVENSDKPDPKIKSKAWNDSKVDAHHAIIPTEKRVNLSSLSAWERQIYLQVARQYLAQFYPPYLYSETEVHVLIEGGHFKTKAKQERAQGWKQLFTRNNTANTNSASTGKEDDDESQQKLPALKKGQSLHSGAGELIEKQTQPAKHFTDATLLGAMTGINRYVTDPEIRKILKDTDGLGTEATRAGIIELLFKRTFLSRQGKTIIATEVGRGLINSLPLSATTPDMTALWESNLDAISRKEAKYQSFMTPLIDSLSHLITQAGSQLPTALQGVKAPKSSFKKRRFTKKKSKS; via the coding sequence ATGATTCTTTATATCGCAGAAAAACCTTCCCTTGGTCGAGCCATAGCTGATGTGCTACCTAAGCCCCATAAAAAGGGTGACGGTCATATCATGGCGGCTAATGGTGATTGTGTTTCCTGGTGTATCGGTCATCTGTTGGAGCAGGCAGAGCCCGATAGCTACGATGCGGCATATAAGTCGTGGAAGTTTGAGCATCTGCCCATTATCCCTGAAAAGTGGAAGATGAAGGCTAAACCTAAGACCCGTAGTCAATTAACCGTACTTAGGGGCTTAGTCAAAAAAGCCACTCAACTGGTTAATGCTGGCGATCCCGACAGGGAGGGGCAGCTATTAGTCGATGAAGTGATCTCTCATTTGGGCGTCAAGGGCGAAAAACTCAATAATACACAGCGCCTGCTGATCAGCGATCTCAATCCTCAGGCGGTGAAACGTGCATTGGGGCAGATGCGCAGTAATCGAGAATTCATTCCCCTGTCTACTTCTGCCTTAGCCCGTTCTCGTGCCGATTGGCTCTATGGTCTGAATATGACCAGAGCCTATACCCTGCAAGGTCGTAAGGTGGGATATCAGGGCGTGTTATCTGTAGGGCGAGTACAGACTCCCTTGTTAGGCTTAGTGGTTCGCCGGGATGAAGAGATAGCTAACTTTGTTTCTAAGTCTTTCTATGAGGTTCAGGCCAATCTCAATACAGAGAAAAATGAGGCGTTCAGAGCCAAGTGGCAGCCCAGTGAAGCCTGCCAACCTTATATGGATGAAGAAGGCAGAGTCTTATCTAAAGGTCTGGCACAAAATGTCGTGGATCGCATTAGTGATAAACCGGCACAGGTTACTCAGGTTATTGCTAAAGATAAGCAGCAAAATGCGCCTCTCCCTTATAGCCTGTCTTCGCTGCAGATAGATGCAGCCAAGCGATATGGTATGAGCGCCAAAGAGGTGCTCGACACCTGTCAGACGCTTTATGAGCGACATAAGTTGATCACTTATCCCAGATCTGACAGTCGTTACCTGCCAGCGGAACAGTTTTCCCAAGCCCCTCAAGTCATAGGTGCGGTGCTATCAGGGGCTGGCGAGTTAGTCGAGAACAGCGATAAACCAGATCCTAAGATAAAATCTAAGGCCTGGAACGACAGCAAGGTCGATGCTCACCATGCCATCATACCCACAGAAAAACGAGTCAATCTCTCCAGTCTGAGTGCTTGGGAGAGGCAAATCTACCTGCAAGTGGCTCGTCAATATCTTGCCCAGTTCTATCCGCCTTATCTCTATAGCGAAACTGAGGTTCATGTGTTGATCGAGGGCGGTCACTTCAAGACTAAGGCGAAGCAGGAAAGGGCGCAGGGGTGGAAGCAGCTATTTACGCGAAATAATACTGCTAATACAAATAGCGCGAGCACTGGCAAGGAAGACGATGATGAGTCACAGCAGAAATTGCCAGCGCTGAAGAAGGGTCAGTCTTTGCATTCTGGTGCTGGCGAGTTAATCGAGAAACAGACCCAGCCAGCTAAACATTTTACCGATGCCACTCTACTTGGTGCTATGACTGGAATTAATCGTTATGTGACGGATCCTGAGATCCGAAAAATATTGAAAGATACCGATGGGCTGGGCACCGAAGCGACTCGAGCTGGGATCATAGAATTGCTGTTTAAGCGCACCTTCCTCAGTAGACAGGGCAAAACTATTATAGCCACCGAGGTAGGTAGGGGGCTGATTAACAGCCTGCCTTTGAGTGCCACTACGCCTGATATGACCGCATTGTGGGAAAGTAATCTCGATGCCATCAGTCGCAAAGAAGCTAAGTATCAAAGTTTTATGACCCCACTCATCGACTCTCTGAGCCACTTGATAACTCAGGCTGGTTCACAGCTACCGACAGCTTTACAAGGCGTAAAGGCGCCGAAAAGTAGCTTTAAGAAGCGACGTTTCACTAAGAAAAAATCCAAGAGCTGA
- a CDS encoding DUF2955 domain-containing protein has protein sequence MFKTPSQRNEAIRITLAITLCMLMGQVLNFDSSIYLALYPTIAMTKVKDYSWSGLFKTFSPTFISACVALWVAEVFQSHPFIIWTVSLLFINYMRKRADTPAKVGASIMPIFNWVLIVIFSQFSTQGMPDRIGEILLSMVITSCIAKGLVTLFPVQEKGQAPILKRVKVTHKQGVVAMVLIGGGIAVLMNIDLLSATFCMVPVIAAATQVNRQRYLEVISQRFVTQIGGCMIAVLISIVLAGNQTILSYYALILGSTIFAIATAMVKSSKVDRDIHSDAMLATVLPIQLYLGTSSFGLESILLRAWELAVTLGILFLVFQLTRFRENHVQRSQLDT, from the coding sequence ATGTTTAAGACACCATCTCAGCGAAACGAGGCCATCAGGATCACCCTAGCCATTACATTATGTATGTTAATGGGACAGGTCCTTAATTTTGATTCCAGCATATATCTGGCTCTGTATCCTACAATAGCTATGACTAAGGTAAAGGACTACTCTTGGTCAGGGTTATTTAAAACCTTTTCCCCAACATTTATATCGGCTTGTGTGGCTTTGTGGGTTGCCGAAGTTTTTCAATCCCATCCATTTATTATTTGGACTGTCAGCCTGCTGTTTATCAATTATATGCGTAAAAGAGCCGATACTCCGGCTAAAGTGGGCGCATCGATCATGCCTATTTTCAACTGGGTGCTGATTGTTATTTTCTCACAATTTAGTACACAAGGTATGCCGGACCGTATTGGGGAGATTCTACTGTCGATGGTCATCACCTCCTGCATCGCTAAAGGCTTGGTGACACTTTTCCCTGTGCAGGAGAAAGGTCAAGCACCCATTTTAAAAAGGGTCAAAGTGACTCATAAACAAGGTGTGGTCGCTATGGTCTTAATTGGAGGCGGCATTGCTGTATTGATGAACATAGATTTACTTTCAGCCACATTTTGTATGGTGCCTGTGATTGCTGCGGCAACTCAAGTCAATCGTCAGCGCTATTTGGAGGTTATCTCTCAACGCTTTGTCACCCAAATAGGTGGCTGTATGATCGCCGTGCTGATAAGCATAGTACTCGCAGGTAACCAAACTATTTTAAGCTATTATGCCTTGATCTTGGGATCGACCATTTTTGCGATCGCAACAGCCATGGTGAAGTCATCAAAGGTAGACAGAGATATTCACAGTGATGCTATGTTAGCCACTGTTTTACCAATACAACTCTATTTAGGGACATCTAGCTTTGGATTAGAGAGTATCTTACTTAGAGCATGGGAACTTGCAGTGACTTTAGGTATATTGTTCCTAGTTTTTCAGTTAACTAGATTTAGAGAGAATCATGTCCAAAGGAGCCAACTTGATACCTGA
- a CDS encoding response regulator, with product MTKKRILIADDDPISRRVNKDIFSSFGFDVDLVVNGREAIERFKTSIQENVPYALICLDMVMPFFDGTYALNEIRHIEANANDTDKAPIPIAMMTSKEGKRNRSSILSKRSLCHAYLFKPLSIDVIDELLIKLKLQEQT from the coding sequence ATGACAAAAAAGCGAATATTGATAGCGGATGATGATCCGATCTCAAGAAGGGTGAATAAGGATATTTTCAGCTCATTTGGCTTTGACGTTGATCTGGTGGTTAATGGTCGCGAGGCAATAGAGCGTTTTAAGACCTCAATACAAGAAAATGTCCCCTATGCGCTTATCTGTTTAGATATGGTCATGCCATTTTTCGACGGTACATACGCCTTAAATGAAATTAGACACATAGAAGCAAATGCTAATGACACAGATAAAGCGCCAATTCCCATTGCTATGATGACGTCTAAAGAAGGCAAAAGAAATAGAAGTAGTATTTTGAGTAAGCGAAGCCTATGCCATGCCTATTTATTCAAACCATTGTCCATAGACGTCATAGATGAATTACTGATTAAACTTAAGCTACAGGAACAGACTTAG
- a CDS encoding HlyD family secretion protein — protein sequence MKDKIYKYISYLILTVTVFFSVFLIVSDNIAPFTTQASVHKNVAIIAAEVSGLVTHISVDNGQRVNKGQLLFSIDQTSYRIAVNEAEAELHQAEENDSARWQELAITKQSRLQRQAEKDNFLHKLTRYQSLLKSGLITQEELDDIQLSYSISLSAVVAADAEVLRVSAELAQEKDSAAIELARAKLDQKKRDLVHTNIVSQVDGSVSNLQLEVGTYLSAGDIGLFLVNESHAWINADFNEKGVNYLHTDAEVLLVFDALPGEIFRGNIINQDRAIYDASSVGSKLSDVTNSDRWIREQQKIRTRIYIKELDPKLISGSRATVMVLNGNGIIDSFAMSWMKLISYFRYIY from the coding sequence ATGAAAGATAAGATTTACAAATACATTAGTTATTTAATATTGACTGTCACTGTGTTTTTTTCAGTATTTTTAATTGTTTCTGACAATATAGCGCCATTCACGACGCAAGCGAGTGTACACAAAAATGTCGCTATTATTGCTGCCGAAGTGTCGGGGTTAGTGACTCATATAAGCGTTGATAACGGTCAAAGGGTGAATAAAGGACAACTCCTCTTTAGCATAGATCAGACTAGTTATCGTATTGCAGTCAACGAGGCTGAAGCCGAGCTGCATCAAGCTGAAGAAAATGACTCAGCAAGATGGCAAGAGTTGGCGATAACCAAGCAGTCACGACTCCAACGCCAAGCTGAGAAAGATAATTTTCTTCATAAATTAACACGTTACCAATCCTTGTTAAAAAGTGGATTAATCACCCAAGAAGAACTTGATGATATCCAGCTGTCTTATTCGATTTCACTGAGCGCAGTTGTCGCTGCCGATGCTGAAGTCTTAAGGGTTTCAGCTGAACTTGCCCAAGAAAAAGACAGCGCAGCTATTGAGCTTGCAAGAGCCAAGCTAGATCAGAAAAAGCGCGATCTTGTTCATACCAATATAGTGTCCCAAGTGGATGGTTCTGTGAGTAACTTGCAGCTTGAAGTTGGCACTTACCTTAGTGCAGGTGATATTGGTTTATTTTTGGTTAACGAAAGTCATGCTTGGATTAACGCTGATTTTAACGAGAAAGGGGTGAATTATTTACACACAGATGCTGAAGTCCTACTGGTGTTTGATGCATTACCTGGCGAAATTTTTCGCGGTAACATCATCAATCAAGATCGCGCTATTTATGACGCATCAAGTGTCGGGAGTAAGTTGTCGGACGTCACCAACAGTGATCGCTGGATCCGTGAGCAACAAAAAATTCGTACGCGCATTTATATTAAAGAGCTAGATCCAAAGTTGATTTCAGGTTCCAGAGCCACAGTTATGGTGTTAAATGGCAATGGTATTATTGATTCCTTTGCCATGAGTTGGATGAAGCTCATCAGTTATTTTCGCTATATCTATTAA
- a CDS encoding GNAT family N-acetyltransferase: MQIQIHPDFQGQGLGKKVMQQVLTKAKNKAVELTVLKDNPALKLYQRLGFIITGEDEFEYHMQVNS, from the coding sequence ATGCAGATACAAATTCACCCTGATTTTCAAGGCCAAGGGCTAGGAAAAAAAGTGATGCAGCAAGTGCTAACTAAGGCTAAGAATAAGGCTGTTGAGCTGACCGTGTTAAAAGATAATCCTGCACTTAAATTATATCAAAGGCTTGGCTTTATCATTACCGGTGAAGATGAGTTTGAGTATCATATGCAAGTGAATAGCTAA
- a CDS encoding VOC family protein, with product MLEVLAIDHIVLRTSKLDEMLEFYTKVLSCTIERETLKETGLTQLRAGNALIDLVVVNSKLGAIGGGAPRKTARNVDHFCLQIKPMPEQEIINHLTKNGIEVGEFASRYGAQGLGNSIYIQDPEGNGVELRCRI from the coding sequence ATGTTGGAAGTGCTAGCAATAGATCACATCGTTTTAAGAACAAGCAAGTTGGATGAAATGCTTGAGTTTTATACTAAGGTATTAAGCTGCACAATTGAGCGAGAGACGTTGAAAGAAACGGGTCTTACTCAACTTAGAGCGGGAAATGCACTGATTGATTTAGTGGTTGTTAATAGCAAGCTTGGTGCTATTGGAGGCGGTGCACCAAGGAAAACAGCAAGAAATGTCGATCATTTTTGTCTGCAAATTAAGCCCATGCCAGAACAAGAGATTATTAATCACCTTACTAAAAATGGAATCGAAGTGGGTGAGTTTGCAAGTCGATATGGTGCACAAGGTCTAGGGAACTCTATTTATATCCAAGATCCAGAAGGTAACGGCGTGGAATTAAGATGCCGAATTTAA
- a CDS encoding IS1595 family transposase, with the protein MKAKLFVSKLNQLTKALISMTPAQREIVHQSIQALDSEISIDELIQPLFDAKSQCPHCDSTQFKKWGKAGGIQRYRCNNCSKTFNNKTKTPLARLHKSHIWQAYAHCMQLRLTLRQAAKICDINLKTAFLWRHRFLQAQAGKNDDNLSGIIEVDEFFLAYSEKGSKTLSYRQKARNRGGDIDKRTKKGQVAILLSIDRSKHMIAPILSADTSSEIAINLIDNIEENSVLCSDGSRAYVKIAAQKGCDHKRLINNKIRVMENIYHIQTVNGAIENFKAWINGSMKGVATKYLSHYLAWFKENSAKLDKQKILLSAYGRQQYYGT; encoded by the coding sequence ATGAAAGCAAAACTATTTGTGAGTAAACTTAACCAGCTAACCAAAGCACTTATCTCTATGACTCCAGCCCAGAGAGAGATTGTTCACCAGTCAATTCAAGCATTAGATTCAGAAATCTCTATCGATGAACTTATTCAGCCCCTTTTTGATGCGAAATCACAATGTCCACACTGCGATTCAACTCAGTTTAAAAAATGGGGCAAAGCAGGGGGAATACAAAGATACCGCTGTAATAACTGTAGTAAAACATTTAACAATAAGACTAAAACCCCGCTAGCGAGACTGCACAAGAGCCACATTTGGCAAGCGTATGCTCACTGTATGCAGTTAAGGTTAACACTGAGACAAGCCGCTAAAATCTGTGACATTAACCTTAAGACCGCTTTTTTATGGCGCCATCGATTTCTTCAGGCTCAAGCGGGTAAAAATGATGACAACTTATCGGGCATTATCGAAGTTGATGAATTCTTTCTCGCCTACTCAGAAAAAGGGAGTAAAACACTGAGTTACCGGCAAAAAGCCAGAAATCGAGGTGGTGATATTGATAAACGAACTAAGAAAGGACAAGTTGCGATACTACTTTCCATTGACCGCAGTAAACATATGATAGCGCCGATTTTATCTGCTGATACGTCTTCAGAGATAGCGATTAATCTGATAGACAATATAGAAGAAAACTCAGTACTTTGCAGTGACGGCTCACGGGCATATGTGAAGATAGCCGCACAGAAGGGATGTGACCATAAGCGTTTGATAAATAATAAAATCAGAGTGATGGAGAATATCTATCATATTCAGACAGTCAATGGTGCAATAGAAAATTTTAAGGCTTGGATAAACGGAAGTATGAAGGGTGTGGCAACAAAATATTTATCACATTATCTAGCCTGGTTTAAGGAAAACAGCGCAAAGCTAGATAAACAGAAAATACTGTTATCCGCTTATGGGAGACAACAGTATTATGGAACATAG
- a CDS encoding bile acid:sodium symporter family protein, giving the protein MLENINRFFPVLALVGAVTAYVMPQWFTDLKFLIVPLLIIIMLSMGLTLSLDDFSRALKQKRAVLLGLMLQFSIMPMSALLISLALGLDRDMVIGMVLVGSVAGGTASNVVCYLAKGDVALSITMTALSTLAGVLLTPLIINLLLGQMIDIPLGAMLISLVKIVLIPVAVGVLVNHLFRSHISKITPILPLVSILAIVMAITIIVALNAEQFDKIGPIILVAVVLHNSLGLILGYTCCRLLGFNHKICKTISIEVGLQNSGLATALCIKFFSPAVALPAAIFSIWHNLSGALLAGYWSREKQNNIEQDYVADK; this is encoded by the coding sequence ATGCTAGAAAATATAAACCGTTTTTTCCCTGTTTTGGCCCTTGTCGGCGCAGTAACAGCCTATGTAATGCCCCAGTGGTTTACCGATCTTAAATTCTTAATTGTGCCCTTGCTGATCATTATCATGCTTTCGATGGGGTTAACCCTTAGCTTGGATGACTTTTCTAGGGCGCTTAAGCAGAAGCGCGCCGTGTTGCTTGGTCTAATGCTGCAATTTAGCATCATGCCCATGAGTGCACTGCTTATCAGTTTAGCCTTGGGGTTAGATCGTGACATGGTTATCGGTATGGTGCTGGTGGGCAGCGTCGCCGGTGGCACAGCTTCAAACGTGGTCTGTTATCTGGCAAAAGGCGATGTGGCATTGTCGATCACCATGACCGCACTTTCCACCCTGGCAGGTGTGTTACTCACACCATTGATTATTAATTTACTTCTGGGGCAGATGATAGATATTCCACTGGGGGCAATGCTAATAAGCTTGGTCAAAATTGTGCTAATACCTGTTGCCGTAGGTGTGCTAGTTAATCACTTATTCCGTTCTCATATCAGTAAAATTACGCCGATATTGCCACTGGTGTCGATACTGGCCATAGTGATGGCCATCACTATTATCGTGGCGTTAAATGCGGAGCAGTTCGATAAAATAGGTCCAATCATATTAGTCGCAGTAGTGTTACATAACAGCTTAGGACTCATATTGGGTTATACCTGTTGCCGCTTATTAGGGTTCAATCATAAGATCTGTAAGACCATATCTATCGAAGTCGGCCTGCAAAACTCCGGATTAGCCACCGCGTTATGCATCAAGTTTTTCAGCCCCGCAGTGGCGCTACCAGCAGCGATATTTTCTATCTGGCATAACTTGTCTGGTGCCTTGTTAGCTGGATATTGGTCGAGGGAAAAGCAGAACAATATTGAGCAGGATTATGTGGCAGATAAATAA
- a CDS encoding nuclear transport factor 2 family protein has protein sequence MSLAQIVKAGWEAVDAGDFDTLVADYAPGMRFIMPGQADVLEGRDAFRSALDGLGDILPPGFEITDLRQIEGESEVVSILEWKSNKVASSQLSVLFKFEANKIVEERWFIDTEQWKSAF, from the coding sequence ATGAGTTTAGCGCAAATAGTGAAAGCTGGGTGGGAAGCCGTAGACGCTGGAGACTTCGATACCTTAGTCGCTGACTATGCACCAGGTATGAGATTCATTATGCCGGGGCAAGCCGATGTCTTAGAAGGGCGTGATGCATTTCGTTCGGCTTTGGATGGTCTTGGGGATATTCTCCCACCAGGTTTTGAAATTACCGACTTGCGTCAAATAGAGGGAGAGAGTGAAGTCGTCTCCATTCTTGAGTGGAAGTCCAATAAAGTCGCCAGCTCTCAGCTTTCAGTCTTGTTCAAGTTTGAAGCCAACAAGATCGTTGAAGAACGATGGTTCATCGACACAGAACAATGGAAAAGCGCTTTTTGA
- a CDS encoding DUF998 domain-containing protein has protein sequence MFDVIAVYSGLIATVWIFFGVLIAARCYPNYSHSKQFCSELGASGSPTQKLSPLINNYPLGFLFCFFGWYLVQLDDVSILINLSGLLIIAHGIGTWVAGYFPMDADPYNKQPTFACKVHSWAGFIILLSLLIAPILVAISPTTALISTEFRVFSLVSMIVATYYLVALAKAFKNRDNAGVYQRVSYGAQLVWLSAFSVVLA, from the coding sequence TTGTTTGACGTTATTGCGGTATATTCAGGTTTAATCGCCACGGTTTGGATTTTCTTTGGGGTGTTGATTGCGGCAAGGTGTTATCCAAATTACTCTCATTCGAAACAGTTTTGCAGTGAGTTAGGCGCCAGTGGTAGCCCAACCCAGAAACTGTCACCGTTAATTAATAATTATCCATTGGGCTTCTTGTTTTGTTTCTTTGGCTGGTATCTAGTCCAGCTAGATGACGTATCTATTTTGATTAATCTTTCAGGTTTACTGATTATCGCTCATGGTATAGGCACTTGGGTCGCGGGTTACTTTCCCATGGATGCCGATCCATATAACAAACAGCCGACATTTGCTTGTAAAGTCCACTCATGGGCGGGGTTTATCATCTTGTTGTCATTGCTCATTGCCCCTATTCTGGTAGCTATTAGCCCAACAACAGCGCTTATCTCAACAGAGTTTAGAGTGTTTTCTTTGGTTTCAATGATAGTGGCGACTTACTATCTGGTTGCTTTAGCTAAAGCTTTTAAAAATAGAGACAATGCGGGTGTGTATCAGCGCGTCTCCTATGGCGCGCAGCTAGTATGGCTGAGCGCCTTTTCAGTCGTGCTGGCCTAA
- a CDS encoding EAL domain-containing protein: protein MKTLSEDTLFGELYPVSDGDTLVQAVVQPDVEYDFNSTYRLIVDGLARNAFVPFLQPIVDSITGKIVGAELLVRLLAEDASIIPPKDFIGVAEQTGTIIEITEQILDKALVTIANASKLTRNELYLSINIVPAHLQSDRLFDFLMQRIHMGIIRQSQIKLEITERLPIDDLLGARIYLQAFYRIDILASLDDAGTGYGCFLYLQELGLSSLKIDKQFIDTIVNDTSTAVLNAIIALANSLGLDIVAEGVESIEQKDHLQALGVNICQGYLFGQPMNTVAFVEWIESI, encoded by the coding sequence ATGAAGACTCTAAGTGAAGATACATTATTTGGTGAGTTATATCCCGTCTCCGATGGTGACACATTAGTACAAGCTGTGGTGCAGCCTGATGTGGAATATGATTTCAACTCTACCTATAGACTCATTGTAGATGGATTGGCGCGTAATGCATTTGTGCCTTTCCTGCAGCCTATCGTCGATAGTATCACCGGGAAAATTGTGGGTGCCGAGCTACTGGTACGTCTGTTGGCTGAAGATGCTAGCATCATACCACCTAAAGATTTTATCGGTGTTGCAGAGCAAACCGGTACCATTATCGAAATTACTGAGCAGATTTTGGATAAGGCCTTAGTGACGATAGCAAATGCCAGCAAGCTTACGAGAAATGAGCTGTATTTGAGTATTAATATAGTGCCAGCGCACCTGCAGAGTGATAGGTTGTTCGATTTTCTCATGCAGCGAATCCACATGGGGATTATTCGTCAGTCACAGATAAAGCTGGAGATCACCGAGCGGTTACCTATTGACGACTTACTTGGGGCTCGCATTTATCTACAGGCCTTCTATCGAATAGATATCCTTGCCAGCTTAGATGATGCCGGTACCGGCTATGGTTGCTTCCTCTACTTACAGGAGTTAGGCCTCAGCAGTTTAAAGATAGATAAGCAATTTATCGATACCATAGTCAATGACACATCGACTGCGGTGTTAAATGCGATTATCGCATTAGCTAACAGTTTAGGCCTAGACATCGTTGCTGAGGGGGTTGAGTCGATAGAGCAAAAAGATCACCTCCAAGCTTTAGGCGTCAATATCTGTCAAGGTTATCTCTTTGGGCAACCAATGAATACGGTTGCTTTCGTTGAATGGATCGAGTCTATCTAA
- a CDS encoding DUF5993 family protein: MMALIFCLYLITMVLAIKGKRNLAFYGFGVSLVVSLFWFSHHATDTLSILL, encoded by the coding sequence ATGATGGCATTAATATTTTGTCTGTACTTGATCACTATGGTCTTGGCAATAAAAGGCAAACGAAACTTGGCATTCTATGGCTTTGGTGTATCTCTTGTAGTGAGTCTCTTCTGGTTCTCACACCATGCAACCGACACTCTTTCAATTTTACTATAG
- a CDS encoding disulfide bond formation protein B, with protein sequence MNKSLSRQLNALGAIAVSLVLAFAFYSQFVAGELPCPLCLLQRVGFVAVMFGLLCNVVYGPRTSHYGIMLFGALFGAAVALRQVSLHVIPGTPFYGDPFLSFHFYTWAFITFAVIILGTAVMLSFSSQYKEVKHQTLGEMPLLSKLAVGIVLLVTLMNVLSTFAECGPFECPADPVQYWLFS encoded by the coding sequence ATGAATAAATCATTATCGCGACAACTCAATGCGCTTGGTGCTATAGCCGTATCTTTGGTGCTAGCATTTGCTTTCTATTCTCAATTTGTTGCAGGTGAACTACCTTGTCCCTTGTGCCTACTTCAAAGGGTTGGTTTTGTTGCAGTCATGTTTGGCCTGCTATGTAACGTTGTTTATGGTCCAAGAACCTCACATTACGGCATAATGCTATTCGGTGCATTATTCGGCGCTGCGGTAGCCCTCAGACAAGTTTCACTGCATGTCATCCCGGGAACACCTTTCTATGGTGATCCATTCCTCTCTTTCCACTTCTATACTTGGGCATTTATCACTTTCGCAGTGATCATATTAGGCACAGCAGTTATGCTGTCGTTTTCCTCTCAGTATAAAGAAGTGAAGCACCAGACACTGGGTGAAATGCCTTTGCTGAGTAAACTTGCTGTCGGCATAGTACTCTTAGTGACTCTGATGAACGTATTAAGTACCTTCGCAGAATGTGGTCCATTTGAATGTCCTGCTGATCCAGTGCAGTACTGGCTATTTAGCTAA
- a CDS encoding DUF4250 domain-containing protein: protein MDYHLADLSCDILIGIVNEHLRLTCVDQQALFYDLDISPEQLEKKLSDGGFIYDSVSNQYREIK from the coding sequence ATGGATTACCATTTAGCAGATTTGAGTTGTGATATCTTAATCGGCATAGTCAATGAGCACTTGCGCCTCACCTGTGTAGACCAACAGGCACTGTTTTATGATCTGGATATCTCCCCTGAGCAGCTTGAAAAGAAGCTGAGTGATGGGGGCTTTATTTACGACTCCGTCAGCAATCAATACCGAGAGATTAAATAA